Below is a window of Chitinivibrionales bacterium DNA.
CCCGCGCTTCCACCCCACGGGGAAATGAGAACGACTATCGGTCCACTGGTGAAAAAAATGTATGTTCAGCAAATCGACGATGCCTGTGCGTTGTATGATTTTCTCATGCCGATCTACAAACGGTTTCATCCTTTGGGCATACGGATACGGATCATTCCCAATATTACCTATGGACTCTTTTGTCTGGCGCCGATCCTTATGGATCTTATTACAAAAGGCGTCCATGTCTCCCTGGCCGGAATCTCATCCCGCTATTGCGACGACATGAATATCAGTGAGTTCAAACTCCGCCATGACGCCCTCTATCCTGTCAAGCCCTATCCATTCAGCACCGCAAGTAACTATGGAACACTCAATCACGACCGGATTCTGATCGTTATTGACGGCACGATGGAACCGGTACATCGTCAGCACCCTCGAAAAATAAGGCTTCCCATGGCTCACCGGGGCTATTGTAACCATATTGCAGCGGTAAACTATGTACGGAGTAAATACGGATATGAAATGAATAATCCCTGCAGAGATGTGGCCTCCTCCCTCGGATTGAGCGAGCGGTATGTGCGTAATCTTGTTCGTACGGTTAATTTCGAGCAGACCGTCAACAGCCTGCTGCAGAACTTCGATAAAAAGGAGTTGAAACGGTTTCACCGGAAAACCGGTACCGGACGGACCTATTATACCTTTTCCCAATGGAACCCGGACGGTTACAGTGCCCTGACCGGCTCCCGTGGCTTTGGAGAACGGGAAATCCCCTGTGCGAAACCGGAAAGTATAACCTGCCCCACACTTCTCTTTATCAGCATGAATGGATTCTCCAAAAAGGATGCAATCCCCGCCTATTTCGATAACAACCCTGAAGTCGAAAAGTCCAGAATCATCATCGGACCCTACGGAGTAAACCTCGATACCGGATGGCCCTGGAAAGGGAAGGGTATTGTGGTGAAATTTCCTGAGGGGGAGAATCGATGAGTTGAGGTTGAGATTAAGCAAAGGTAGTGACTTTCAACTTTCAACATTTTTCCCCTCTCCCCTCGCCTCAGGGGGGTGCAATCAATTAGTTTTAACGCTTCATATAGGTATTAAACAGTATTATAATTACAACTTAAACTCAAGGAGATGAGTATGAGTACAATCGAATGCGTACATGCACGCGAAATAATCGACAGCCGGGGTAACCCGACACTCGAGGCTGAAATATATCTTGACAGTGGTGCAATGGGAAGAGCTGCGGTCCCCAGTGGAGCATCGACCGGTGAACATGAAGCAGTGGAATTGCGCGATGGCGATAAAAAGCGTTTTCTGGGCAAGGGTGTACAGAATGCCGTTACGAATGTCAATGATAAAATCGCCCCGGAAGTTATTGGTATGGATGCTCTCGATCAGAATGAAATCGATAAAACCATGATAGATCTCGATGGTACCGAAAACAAGGGTAATCTGGGCGCCAATGCCATTTTAGGTGTTTCACTTGCCTGTGCAAAAGCTGCGGCTGAAGAACTCGATATGCCGCTGTATCGTTATATTGGTGGGGTGAATGCGAAAGTAATGCCGGTTCCCATGGCCAATGTCATGAACGGCGGCGCCCATTCTTCAGCTCCTATCGATGTGCAGGAATTTATGGTTCAACCATGGGGAGCCGAGAGTTTCAGCGAAGGTATCCGCTGGGTCTGCGAAATTTTCCATGCCCTCAAGGCCATTATCAAAGGTCGTGGACTCTCCACTGCTGTCGGTGATGAAGGCGGGTATGCACCAGAACTTAAGGGCAATGAAGATGCTATTGAAACGGTAATCGAAGCTATCAAGAAAGCCGGACTTAAGCCCGGCAAAGATGTATGGATTGCACTCGATCCAGCAGCTTCGGAATTCTATGACAAACGCAAGAAAAAATACATTTTCAAAAAATCCGATAAATCCGAAAAATCATCCGAGCAGATGGCTGAATACTGGGAATCATGGTGCAAAACCTATCCGATCCGCTCAATTGAAGACGGCATGGCTGAAAACGACTGGGATGGCTGGAAAATCCTCACCGATAAAATCGGCGATACTGTTCAGCTTGTTGGTGACGATCTCTTTGTTACAAATGTCAAGCGTCTTCAAACCGGTATCGACAAAGGTGTCTGCAACTCCATTCTTGTCAAGGTAAACCAGATCGGAAGCCTCACCGAAACTCTTGATGCCATCGAACTGGCTCATAAAAACGGCTATACCGCGGTTATCAGTCATCGCAGCGGTGAAACTGAAGATACAACCATTGCCGATATCGCCATGGCAACCAATGCCGGACAAATCAAAACCGGATCGGCCAGCCGTACCGATCGTGTAGCGAAATACAATCAGCTCCTCCGCATTGAAGAAGAGTTGTGCGATATCGCTCAGTATGGTAAGTGGTCTAAATAAAACCGCTCTACTGCATTTGTACAGAAAGTAACATTCAAAAGGGAGATTACCGTTTTTCTGTAGTCTCCTTTTTTCATTTTTAATGCCGCAATCGCACGTTCAATTAGTTCCAGACTCACTTATACCGTTGGTGAAAGAGCCGACCGGGGTTTTCTTCCGAACAATTCTTCATACTCTCCAGGCAGATGGGAAAGAACATCGTTAATTTCGCCTTGAGATATGGCTTTCTTAAGCTCATCCATAACAACACGTGAACGATGAACGGCTTCGCCATATCGAACTCCTGTTCGGGCGCCGACCCGGTTGTAAAACTCCTCAAGATTAAAATATTCGCTGTTTTTCTCCTCAAGCAAAAAGGGTTTCAAACGATTTGGCAACTGGGCCGCCAACAGGCTGCACTCCTTACGACCAAGTCGCTCCCGTAATGTATGAAATACCGATGCCGGTGATCTCAAAGGAAAACGAGTCCTGATACGTACCGATTTGAATGTTCCAATGCATGAAGGCACTGTTACGGATGATACGCGCATCCACGCAAGCCTTCCCACCCTCAACTATCTTCGGGAACAGCAGGCACGATGTATAGTCTGTTCCCATGCCGGACGGCCAAAAGGTGAAGTGCGTGAGGAGCTGCGTCTTGATCCGGTACGCGATCGCCTTTCCGAACTACTGGGTGTCGAGGTTAAAAAGACCGGTGACTGTATTGGTGATGAGGTAAACAAAGCCGTGGAGCAACTACTGCCTGGTGAAGTACTTCTTTTGGAAAATACCCGGTTTCATCCTGAAGAGAAAAAGAATGATCCCGATTTTGCCCGCAAGCTTTCGGAGCACGGAGAAATATTTGTCAATGATGCCTTTGCAAGCGCACACCGTGCCCATGCTTCCACCGAAGGAGTTGCTCATTATCTCCCCTCTTATGCAGGTCTGCTGATGATGAAAGAGTTGGAGGTCTTGTCATCGTTACTGCAAAATCCTGATCATCCCTCTATCGCAATTATGGGTGGAGCCAAAGCGGCTGACAAAATCGGTGTTATCAGTCGTCTCCTGCCGGATATAGACATGCTTCTGGTCGGCGGTGTTCCTGCAACAACACTCATGAAAGCAAAGGGTATGGAAATCGGCGTCTCCATTGTCGATAACGATGCCCTCGATGATGCGCGGTCGTTGATCGAAAAGGCAGGCAATAAGCTGGTTATGCCGATCGATGTGTTAGTCACCACCGATATTTCTGTCTATGGGGAAGCGGAAATGCATCAGGTTACCGATGTTCCCCTTTCTACCAGCATTATCGATATCGGCGCGGAAACCAGTGCAATGTACAAGAAGAAACTCGAAAAAGCCGGAACCGTCGTATGGAACGGTCCTCTGGGGATTGCCGAAATCGAGCAATTTGCCCAGGGAACCCTGAAAATCATGAACAAACTTTCGGAAATCGATGCCACGGTGGTTGTTGGCGGGGGCGATACGGTTGCGGTTATTCAGAAGGCCGGTAAAAAAGATGCTTTCACCCATGTCTCAACCGGCGGCGATGCTTTTCTGGAGTTTCTTGAAGGAAAGGAACTCCCCGGCATAGCGGTATTACAAGGTGAGTTTGCCGAAGCTGCCTATGGGCAGGTGTGAGAAAAATGTAATGGAGTATTGGAAAACTCCCAATACTCCACTACTCCAATTCTTCTTACAATCCCCCCGCCCCATAGGTCTGCGGTAATTCCCCGGCCTGCCATTGTTCGGTTAATTCCAGCGGTTCAAGAGCATGGGTGTTGTCGATGTGGATTACCATATCAAACTGTTGGGGCAATGTTACCTCAAAATAATGACTCACCCGTTCAGTTTCCGGCATATAAATAACACCGATAGCCCGCTCCAGACGGGAGCGCATCAGGGCTTCACGCAACTTCTCGTTTCCCTGTTTGAGCAGCAATGCAAAGGAATTGTATTCTGCACGATGTAAGATATTCTCATAACTCTCTTGCAAGGATGGACTGATGGTTTTCCGTTGCACCAGACCGCCCCAGCGACTTGCTGCCGAGACAGTGCCGGTGTGGGTGGTAAAACCGATCGACAGGGATCGATTGCCGTATCGCTCCCGCATAAGTTGACCGATATTAATTTGACCACGAGAGGACATCTCGGTAGCCCGGGAATCACCGATATGAGAATTGTGAGCCCATATAACCATTTTAGGTTCACGTCTCTTTCGGATATGATCGGTCAGTGCTTCCGCTATCTCCATCATGTGACGGTCCCGCATATTCCAGGTCGATACCCGGCCGCCAAACATGGCCCTGAAGTACCCTTCGGAATTCAATGCAACCTTTGCGCTCTGCTCTGCAAAAAACTGTTCATCTTCTGCAATCAATCCATTCCTGCTGATATATTCCAGTGATTGACGCTGGAGGTCTTGCAACTGACGAAGGGCTTCTTCCCGGCAATTTTCACTTACATAGCTCATAGCCATCCCATAGCTTTCTTCTTCACGACCGTATTGTTCAAAACAGGAATATCGTTTGCGTGCCTTTTCGGCCGCATCAGGATCGACCTGGTCTAAGTACCTGATTACGGAATCGATCGATCCGTAGAGACTGTACAGATCCAGTCCGTAAAACCCGGCCATCTCATAGGGCGGTTTTCCCCGATTATATTCCCGAAGGAAACCGATAAAATCGACAACGTCTATATTGCGCCACATCCAGGCAGGAAAACGTTTGAAATCCTGAAGTGAATCGATCGCCTCGAGATCATCGCTGCGGTGCTTTACATATCGGTTGACACGGTACGCGTCCGGCCAGTCGGCCTCAACAGCCACTGCATTAAATCCATGCTCTGCAATCAACCGGGCAGTCAACTCGGCCCGAATCCGGTAAAATTCATGCGTCCCATGCGAGGCTTCGCCAATAAGAACATATCGTGAACTGTGTGCCTGTGCAAGTATTTCGTCATAATCGCCGGTAACCCCGATAAAAGGCAATGCCTCACGATTAATCGAATCATAAATCTGTAATTCGCTGTTCATACAATCCTCCATCGTAATATCATGTTTTCAACAATCAAGCGTTCCGGAATGATGCCTCTAAAAAGCGCAAATCACATGCCATTCTACACTCCGAAACCTCTTCATTTGTTAATCGTCCCGGATCGTTGTGGCATTATAATTGATGGAGTATAATTAAACCTCATATTTTATGGGGAAAAGGTTAATAATCGGCACCGGCGCCGACGCGCAGCTACCGGTCATGAAAGAGGTTGAAGAAAAGGCAAACCGAAAGGGTGTTGAGCTGATTGCCGTTCCCACCAGAGAAGCATGTGAAATGATCAGTCGGGAGAAAAAAGAAAAAGGTATCAACGCAATCATTCATGTAACCTGCTGATTCGTTCATGATTCTCAGAACTGAATACCGATAAAAAAGCCGGGCCACTTTTTCTTCCAGGTCCTCCCCTGCCGTATCGATTCTGCATTCCAGTGGGGTGCATAGAGCGTAGGACTTGAACCGGTAATATTGCTCCATGAAACACCGGCGAAAAAATTCATATGCGAATTGATTTTCCATTCGCCCGAAAGACGGATACGGGTAATAAAATCGAGCTTGTCGAGCTCGAGCTTCTCTACATTAAGTGCCTGCGTGAGCAAATCGACATTGAGACAGAAACCAGGAAGGGAAATGTCTTTTCCAATGCCATACCCTACAGAAAAACATCGATTGGTTTTTGATGGTATAATTCCGGCGGTAAAAAGTGAATAACAGCGGGAATGAGGAACCCGTAATCCAAGATTCATCATTCCGACCTCATCCAGCCAGGTCTGGCTATGAGAACCCACCCATTTCCCGAAGGTAATAAATGAAGGAGGGACATCGATAACTTTTCTGTCGGATGGACTCTTTTTCCTGTCTTCAAAGGGTAATGAAAGCGGAACAGGGGAATCGGACAAAGATCTGTTCACGACAGAGGAATCAGAAAGTGGACCGTCAGGCTTACTGTCATTAAAATCCATTGCCAATCCTGAAACAACTAAAATTATCAGAATAAAAAGGGATTCGTATCCACACGTGCTCTTTTGGCGTGACGTTGAGAAGAGAAATGGAAAAAGCATGAAAAAGCTTTACAATAATATATACTACAATCACTATGACAGAATTTGCACATGGTACTTTAGCCCTTAAATAGCAGCGCCATAAATATCACTTCTTAAATTATCCCGCCGGATATGGCCTGCGGCAGGTGCTCATTACCATGTGCTTACAGAATTCATACTACGATTGTGTAATAATAATATTGGTTATTCGATTACAAATATGCGGGAAAGGTTATACCCCGATTGGACCTCAAACAACAAAAGCTCCCCCGAAGAAAGACGGGAGAGCTTTTGATTTATAATAAAGCGCCTTACTGTGCATGATTGCCGGTTGTGCTACCGTATTGCAATTGAGTATCCTGCCATTACCAATAATGAACTGTTCTTGACTTCCTCGGCATTATCAGTTAATTCATCAGTATCGAATACATTGACGAAACCTCTCATCCAGCGAGCTTCAAGACCCAGATATCCGGGGCCGAGTTTGAAATCTACACCAGCGCCAAGGGTTATGCCTGCATCCAGATTCCTGATTTCATCATCAGCATCGTCTTCGGTGCGGAAAGGAGACAGATAACCGAGATTTAAGCCTGCCGGAACATTCTGAAGATTATCAACTTCAGAATTCAGCTGAATACTCAGGTGAGGTCCAGCATAGAGATTAGGACGAAGGAAACCGGCAGTGGGTATCTGCAATTTGAAAAGCACCGGTATTGTCAAATAATCAGTCTTGATCTCGACATCGTCGAATACCTGAGTTCCAACCTGTGCATCGTACCGCTTTCCACTCCGATGATAGAGAACTTCCGGCTGAATTGCGATATTCCGGCTTAGCATGAATTTTGCCGAAATGCCGCCGGCAACAAAATAGAAATTGTTGTCCGAGAGCACATCAAAGGCATCGTCTCCGCGCCATTGATTCTCCAGCACATCGATACCGTCACCGGTAATATGGCTTGTAATGAACCCAGCTTTTGCACCGAATTCGAAGTTTACATCCCGAAGTCCCTGGGCATAAGCGGTGCCCGACCAGGTGAAAAACATGAAAATACTGAGAGAAAGAATCGCTTTGTTAATACGTGTTAGTTTCATAATTTACCTCCTTAATGAAAAATTGATACAACCGGCTGTTTGAGTTACTTCCCTTATCGGGTTGTCATTTTGTCCTCATACACAGTGCACTCCTACATAATGCAAAATCAATGCCAACACCCGTACACGAAAGAGAGGGAATTTACAATAGAAAGCAAACATGACACCGCATATTATAGTATACAGGCCCGCGACAGCGAAGGAGTACTCTCATCCACAACAGATTCAAGGGGCCATTTTTCGGGATTAAAATGGGTCTAAATGAGGAAAACCGGTTCAACCGAGAACCAGAAAGATGCCCCGGGGACAGGATGGCAGTGGCGCTCCAGACCGGTAGTGCCGATCGACCTTGATACAAACCGAAATCGGCAGTTTGACAGATCGAATTATGTTTTCATTTCCGGAAATGAATTTGCCATCTTGACAGGAATAAACGGTTTTCGCTGCAGGATTGGTGGCCTGAGCCCGAAAGGAATAAAATAACCGGAACCAGTCACCCCTTCCGGAGCCAGCCGGATTCAGGGAAGTATCTCGATGACGACACTGTCCGCCACACACCTCCAGATTTCATCCATCTCTTCATTGGTGACCGCAATACAGCCATTGGTCCAATCGATTCCACGCATATACTTCCCAGCCCGGGGATACTTGTTCGGCATTCCATGGATCATGATCATTCCTCCGGGATCATCTCCACGGCCGTCGGCGGCTTCAATATCATCGCTGCGGGGATAGGAAATATGGAGTGACTTATAATATTTGCTTTTTGCGTTTCGCCAATCGATAAGATACCGGCCTTCCGGAGTACGGTTATCACCCTTCTTTCTCTTATGTCCCCTCGGATTCTTACCGAGACCGATCTGATAGCTGCGGAATATTTTGTTGTTTTTCATCAAAAACATCTTTCGTTCGCCTTTTTTGACCATAACCTTATCGGCCTGCGGCAGGGCATGAATAAGTGAAATCGACGTTAATAAAAGAATGCCTGTCCGTGTGATACCTTTGATCATATCCTGTGACCTTTCATCATATATTGAAATCTCCATAATTAAATGACGAGTCAGGGCATGTCATGCCGGACTTGCCTGTCCCGAACTTGTTTCGGGAATCCGGCGTCCATCCGTCACTGAAAGACCGGATGGCAGGCTCCTCCACTTTGCTTCGTGGTCCGGCTGGAGTTTATCCCGAACAAGCCTGCCCCCTACACCGATACGGGGATTCGGGGCCGGCAATGACGCAGAACATAGGCATTAAATATGGTAGCTCTCATTAGTTAAACGCTAAAACAATAGTGTGCAATAGAAAGATAAGAAACCAAAAAATAAACCCCTGCAGACAATTCCTCCACTTTTCACCAGTCGGCGTTCCATATTCGCTGGGCCCGGGTCACTTTTTGATGGAATTTCTGATTCTGGACACCCGAATCTTGAGACAAGTGTAGTGTCATTTACGCAGAGTCTTCATCTCTTCAATTTGACTGGCACCCCCTTTTAACCTATATTTTTATTTTCTTATTATCACCCATACAATTCTTGAAACGAGGTGTTCATTGGCTCCAAATGCTCTTCAGAAATATCGGGATCACGGACTATTGATTTTACGGATCGGTCTTGGCATAATGTTTCTTTTCCATGGATGGCCCAAGCTGACCGGGGGGCCGGAGAAATGGGAGATGGTTGGTGGGGCGATGCAGAATCTGGGAATCAATTTTGCCCCTGTGTTATGGGGATTCATGGCTGCGATTTCAGAATTTTTCGGTGGTCTATTTCTTATTGCCGGCCTGTTTACCCGGATTGCGAGTGCTTTTATGTTTACAACAATGTTTGTTGCCGCTTCCATGCACCTTGGCCGCGGCCAGGGCCTGGGCACAGCATCCCATGCGATCGAACTCGGCATTGTTTTTCTTTCCCTTATTTTTATTGGAGCAGGAAAGTTCAGTGTTGATGCTCTTCTTTTCAAGCAGTGGGATACAAAATCGCATTAATGCCTGTTCTATCACTGATATTATCAGATTTTCGAGCCATATTTGCCGGTACCGGCATAACAGGATTATCAGATGAAACTTTTCCGGTCTCCACGATTTCAGGCACTTCGGGCATATTCCTTCCCGGCAATGATTGTTCCCATTGCCGCCGGAGCTGCACTATCTGCAGATGATGGAATTTCTGCCGACTGGCGGCTTCTTCCCCTTATTCTCCTGAGCGCACTGGCCATTCATGCCGGTACAAATCTGGTCAACGATCTCGAAGATTTCAGCCGGGGTGTCGATAATCCAGAATGGCCGGGATCGAGCGGCGTTCTCGTTTTGGGTTTACTCACTCCCCGCCAGATCGTACTGCAGGCACTATCCTGTTTCGCTTTCAGTATCATTGCCGCTCTACCGCTCATCGTTATGCGCGGATGGTCCGTTGCCGCTTTAGGCGTCGTCGGCATTGTTGCGGGATATTCCTATACGGGAAAACCACTCGCCTATAAATATCATGCCCTCGGTGATGCTGCGGTTTTTATGCTCATGGGAATGCTGCCGGTAGCCGGTACCTATTTTGTACTCACCGGTTCCTGGAACCCTTCGACACTTCTTATCGGCATCCCTATCGGTTGCCTGGTAACCGCCATCTTGCACGCCAATAATATGCGTGATATAAAGCACGATTCCGATTCTGGATTTCGTACACTGGCATTCCATCTGGGATACCGCGGCTCGAAAGTGCTGTTTGTTGCGCTTATCATGACCGCCTATACGATCCCGGTTCTGCTTGCGCTCCTGCGCACGGCGGGAATGTGGAGTTTACTTGTTATGGCAACAGCTCCCATGGCCTTTTCCGTGGTGCGTAAAATTGTGAAAAGCTCATCGGAAAATCCCCGAAAGTTAATGTCTATCGATCGGGAAATAGCGCTCTTACATATGGCATTCGGCATCGCCTTTGTCTTTGGAATTGGAGTGAACTGAAATGAGTTTGCCCCTTGCATCACCCTTTCCCTTGCACCATGAGACCACCCGGAGCGATTCCTCACTGCAGGGCGGAGAAGGGATACTGTCGTATTTCCGCCACTGTCTCGATGAAAAACGAAAGGCGATGGCAACACAGCTTCACTCACTCTGCAAAAAGCATGCGCTTCCAGAAGAGGTGGGCGATGCTTTTGCTGCAGCGCTTGCAACAAAGGGCAAAGGGTTTCGTCCGCTTCTATTTCTTGCTGCCTATTTCAGTGCAGGCGGTAGGCCTGTATCGGGCTTATATATAACGGCTCAATCGATCGAGTTTATGCATGATTTTATCTTGATCCACGATGACATTATCGACCGGTCAGCACTGCGCCGCGGCAAACCCACGCTTCGTAGAGCATTAGAAGAGAATCTTCGAAATACCGGTCTGGCCGGGCGGTTTGATGATATCGCCATGGTGCTTGGGGATATGGTGTATGCTTTTGCCATAGAATCGTTTCTTACAGTACGACTTACTCCGCTGCGAAAGGAAAAAGCGCTGCGTCAATTTACCGGCGCCGCACAATCTACCGGTGCGGGGCAGCTGAAAGAGCTTGCTTTAGCCTGCTGCGAAATCGCCCACGTAACACGCGATAGAGTATATGAGATATACGATCTGAAAACCGGCTGTTACTCCTTTGCCGCACCTCTGGCTGCCGGAGCGATCCTTGCCGGAGCACCCCATCGCCACGTGAAAAATGTTTATGATGCGGGACTGGAGCTCGGGCGAGCCTTTCAGCTTATCGATGATATGATCGATATCATGGGAACAGAGCAAACAAACGGAAAGAATGCGCAAAAAGACTTTTCCCAGGGAATCATTACGGTTCCATTACTTTATATGTATGAAAAAGCACAGGCTTGCGGCAACGAAAGGGTATGCCGGATTTTTAGTAACAAACATGCGGATGAGAGAAAGTATGCCATACTCAGACAATGGTCTCACAGGATTGACCTCCCGGACCGGATCTCCCGGATGCAGAAAGATCATACCTGTCGCGCACTCGAACAGCTTTCATGCCTGAAACAGTTTTCATCCATGGCTCCCACGATAGAAATACTGATGAACCGGATGTTTTCAGCAGCAGAAAAAATATTTCGCTCAGTTGATTTACCAAAGGAGGCACGATGACCGAATTTGTCGATCAGGTTGCAATTGTAACCGGTGGAGCACAGGGAATCGGAAAAGGGATCGCCTCCATGGCACGTTATCTTCTTTCCAAAGAAGCAGGATTTATTACCGGACAGAATTTTGTGGTTGACGGCGGTATGACCCGGAAGATGATTTATGTCGAATAGTGATTGGTGGGGCCGAAGGAAGCTATTTCTTTTTCTTCTTTGATTTTTTAGGAGAAACTTTGGACTCGGAACTGTCGGGTTTTCTGGATGAGTCGAGCATGCGGGGCTGAATCGGTGTATCATCAGCAACCGGCTGAGGGCTTATGGACCCCGAATCCTTGCTTTCACTCTTCGTTGCAGCAGACTGTTTACGGGTAACGATCTTCTTCGCTTCAACATCGGAAGCACCCCCAAAAAGCACTCCCGCCATGAGCATAATGATTGTAAGCTGTAGTCCCTTTTTCATACGATCTCCATTGCCATAAATATTTTCCCTTATATAAAGATACAGTCGAGCGGGTGTGAAGTCAAGGTTCGGAAGAATTGGAGGAGTGGTCTCTGGATCCACCATCCTCTTTTTTTCCTAACCTTCACCTTTTAACCTTCATCTTTCATTCAACTTTTCCCCGCCCCTAAAATCCTACACTCACCGCACCCAGCACTCGTTGTGATTCATGTTTTTCTTCAAGTACCGAGGCTGTTGACAGTTCATAAACCCTGTGTGATACCGCCAGATCCAGGGATACCCTCTCCGCAACGGTGTAGGCGATTCCTGCGGAGACCATGTGTTCTCCATTAAAAGAATGCGTTTCCTCAGCATAATCTTCTTCAACAAAGCCGTCATAGTGAACGTTGTATGGATAGGGTGAATATTCTTTCCATGCGTATCCTCCCCGGAGCGTGAGGCAATCGAACAGAAATGGTATTTCGATTCCCGCGCCCGCACCAACTTTCCAGTGTCGCTGCAATTCGGTTTCGATCGATTCCGGATGGGGCGCCCGGGCATTAACTTCCGCAGTAAGCACCGTATGCGGCGTGGTAAAGGCCAGGCCGACAGCACCGCTGTAGTAGGTTGTCAGGTAGCCATCCATGGTAAAATCATAGGATTCGGAGAGTGCAGAAGGAAGCACTTCCGAGCCCCACTCGCTGAAAGCTATGTATGACGGAAAATCGATTCTCATGCCGAGCGCGAAATGGTCGGATGGCCTGAACCGAAACCCGAGGCGGGCATCATAGCCACCGTAATCGCGATTGATTTCATCGATATAATTATCATTGTACGGATCGACCACTTCCCCGTTCACGGTTCTGCGAAACTCAAGCTGATCATCACTGTGGCCGGTCACCAGCGATAGGGCGAGTCCCACCGCAAATTCGGGGATTATACGGACACCAAAACCTGCGGTCCAGAATTCCAGATGGCCGAGCGATCGATACCAGTTGTCTATTTCGACCGTATTCCCGCCCGACATCCATGTGCCGCTGTATCCTAAAACAGCATCGAAAGCATAGGGGTTCTGATACGCGATCCCGAAAGCAATGTTCCTTCTCCCGATAAAATTGTGGACATAGGCGACATTGCCGACCTGGAGCCGGGAAATGTCACTCTCACTCATCGAAATGGTATTCCCCGGATGAAACTCACTGAATGCCTGCGAACGAAGGCCGCCGAAGGAAAACTGGAAAGCACTACCCTTTGTAAATGTTATGCCGGCAGGATTCCAGAACAGCGAGGAAGCATCGTTGGCAAGGGCTGTATAATTGTTACCCAGGGCCAGGGCGCGCGTGCCGACCCCTAGATCGGTACGCGCGGGATCCCCGAGCA
It encodes the following:
- a CDS encoding phosphopyruvate hydratase, with the translated sequence MSTIECVHAREIIDSRGNPTLEAEIYLDSGAMGRAAVPSGASTGEHEAVELRDGDKKRFLGKGVQNAVTNVNDKIAPEVIGMDALDQNEIDKTMIDLDGTENKGNLGANAILGVSLACAKAAAEELDMPLYRYIGGVNAKVMPVPMANVMNGGAHSSAPIDVQEFMVQPWGAESFSEGIRWVCEIFHALKAIIKGRGLSTAVGDEGGYAPELKGNEDAIETVIEAIKKAGLKPGKDVWIALDPAASEFYDKRKKKYIFKKSDKSEKSSEQMAEYWESWCKTYPIRSIEDGMAENDWDGWKILTDKIGDTVQLVGDDLFVTNVKRLQTGIDKGVCNSILVKVNQIGSLTETLDAIELAHKNGYTAVISHRSGETEDTTIADIAMATNAGQIKTGSASRTDRVAKYNQLLRIEEELCDIAQYGKWSK
- a CDS encoding DUF2267 domain-containing protein; its protein translation is MRVSSVTVPSCIGTFKSVRIRTRFPLRSPASVFHTLRERLGRKECSLLAAQLPNRLKPFLLEEKNSEYFNLEEFYNRVGARTGVRYGEAVHRSRVVMDELKKAISQGEINDVLSHLPGEYEELFGRKPRSALSPTV
- the pgk gene encoding phosphoglycerate kinase — encoded protein: MIRTDLNVPMHEGTVTDDTRIHASLPTLNYLREQQARCIVCSHAGRPKGEVREELRLDPVRDRLSELLGVEVKKTGDCIGDEVNKAVEQLLPGEVLLLENTRFHPEEKKNDPDFARKLSEHGEIFVNDAFASAHRAHASTEGVAHYLPSYAGLLMMKELEVLSSLLQNPDHPSIAIMGGAKAADKIGVISRLLPDIDMLLVGGVPATTLMKAKGMEIGVSIVDNDALDDARSLIEKAGNKLVMPIDVLVTTDISVYGEAEMHQVTDVPLSTSIIDIGAETSAMYKKKLEKAGTVVWNGPLGIAEIEQFAQGTLKIMNKLSEIDATVVVGGGDTVAVIQKAGKKDAFTHVSTGGDAFLEFLEGKELPGIAVLQGEFAEAAYGQV
- a CDS encoding erythromycin esterase family protein → MNSELQIYDSINREALPFIGVTGDYDEILAQAHSSRYVLIGEASHGTHEFYRIRAELTARLIAEHGFNAVAVEADWPDAYRVNRYVKHRSDDLEAIDSLQDFKRFPAWMWRNIDVVDFIGFLREYNRGKPPYEMAGFYGLDLYSLYGSIDSVIRYLDQVDPDAAEKARKRYSCFEQYGREEESYGMAMSYVSENCREEALRQLQDLQRQSLEYISRNGLIAEDEQFFAEQSAKVALNSEGYFRAMFGGRVSTWNMRDRHMMEIAEALTDHIRKRREPKMVIWAHNSHIGDSRATEMSSRGQINIGQLMRERYGNRSLSIGFTTHTGTVSAASRWGGLVQRKTISPSLQESYENILHRAEYNSFALLLKQGNEKLREALMRSRLERAIGVIYMPETERVSHYFEVTLPQQFDMVIHIDNTHALEPLELTEQWQAGELPQTYGAGGL
- a CDS encoding outer membrane beta-barrel protein, whose protein sequence is MKLTRINKAILSLSIFMFFTWSGTAYAQGLRDVNFEFGAKAGFITSHITGDGIDVLENQWRGDDAFDVLSDNNFYFVAGGISAKFMLSRNIAIQPEVLYHRSGKRYDAQVGTQVFDDVEIKTDYLTIPVLFKLQIPTAGFLRPNLYAGPHLSIQLNSEVDNLQNVPAGLNLGYLSPFRTEDDADDEIRNLDAGITLGAGVDFKLGPGYLGLEARWMRGFVNVFDTDELTDNAEEVKNSSLLVMAGYSIAIR
- a CDS encoding L,D-transpeptidase family protein; this translates as MIKGITRTGILLLTSISLIHALPQADKVMVKKGERKMFLMKNNKIFRSYQIGLGKNPRGHKRKKGDNRTPEGRYLIDWRNAKSKYYKSLHISYPRSDDIEAADGRGDDPGGMIMIHGMPNKYPRAGKYMRGIDWTNGCIAVTNEEMDEIWRCVADSVVIEILP
- a CDS encoding DoxX family membrane protein is translated as MFLFHGWPKLTGGPEKWEMVGGAMQNLGINFAPVLWGFMAAISEFFGGLFLIAGLFTRIASAFMFTTMFVAASMHLGRGQGLGTASHAIELGIVFLSLIFIGAGKFSVDALLFKQWDTKSH